A region of Thioalbus denitrificans DNA encodes the following proteins:
- a CDS encoding TIGR04282 family arsenosugar biosynthesis glycosyltransferase has product MPERRILVFAKAPVPGQVKTRLIPALGPEGAARLHRQLVEHALGTAAAAGLGPVELWCAPDDSDPFLRACAGRHGAVLRVQRGRDVGERMADALDRVLKSGARAVLVGSDCPALDARRLAEAFRALEEVEAVFNPAEDGGYMLVGLRRPLPDAFRDIPWSGPEVMERTRERLRALGVRWRELPPLWDVDRPEDLARLRRLGWEIPAPPR; this is encoded by the coding sequence ATGCCGGAGCGGCGCATTCTCGTGTTCGCCAAGGCCCCGGTGCCCGGGCAGGTGAAGACCCGCCTGATCCCGGCGCTGGGTCCGGAGGGGGCCGCGCGGCTGCATCGGCAGCTGGTGGAGCATGCGCTCGGCACCGCGGCCGCCGCCGGGCTCGGGCCGGTGGAGCTCTGGTGCGCGCCCGACGACAGCGACCCGTTCCTGCGCGCGTGCGCCGGGCGCCACGGGGCGGTATTGCGGGTGCAGCGGGGCCGGGATGTGGGCGAGCGGATGGCCGACGCGCTCGACAGGGTGCTCAAGAGCGGCGCCCGGGCCGTCCTGGTGGGCAGCGACTGTCCCGCGCTGGATGCCCGCCGGCTGGCGGAGGCGTTCAGAGCGCTGGAGGAGGTCGAGGCGGTCTTCAATCCGGCGGAGGATGGCGGCTACATGCTGGTGGGGCTGCGGCGGCCGCTGCCGGATGCCTTTCGCGATATCCCCTGGAGCGGGCCGGAGGTCATGGAGCGCACCCGTGAGCGGCTGCGGGCGCTGGGCGTCCGTTGGCGGGAGCTGCCGCCGCTCTGGGACGTGGACCGGCCGGAGGATCTGGCGCGCCTGCGGCGACTGGGGTGGGAGATTCCAGCCCCGCCCCGGTGA
- a CDS encoding TIGR04283 family arsenosugar biosynthesis glycosyltransferase, which produces MRLSIIVPALDESAAIVPTLGALQPLRAAGHEVIVVDGGSRDATATMAAPLADRVLRSPPGRALQMNAGLRAARGEALLFLHADTRLPPGADDRVLAALAAGACWGRFDVRLSGRRPLLRVVERLMNLRSRLTGIATGDQAIFGTVTAFAAVGGFPELPLMEDVAVSRRLKRLGRPACLRPPVVTSSRRWEQRGILRTIALMWLLRLAFALGVPAAWLARVYHPGRRG; this is translated from the coding sequence ATGCGCCTCTCCATCATCGTGCCCGCGCTCGACGAATCGGCTGCCATCGTTCCCACCCTGGGTGCGCTGCAGCCGCTGCGCGCGGCCGGCCACGAGGTGATCGTGGTGGATGGCGGTAGCCGTGACGCCACCGCGACGATGGCCGCGCCGCTGGCCGACCGGGTGCTGAGGAGCCCGCCGGGGCGCGCGCTGCAGATGAACGCCGGCCTGCGGGCGGCCCGCGGCGAGGCGCTGCTGTTCCTGCACGCCGACACGCGCCTGCCGCCCGGCGCCGATGACCGGGTCCTGGCGGCGCTGGCGGCGGGCGCCTGCTGGGGCCGTTTCGACGTGCGCCTGTCGGGGCGGCGCCCGTTGCTGCGGGTGGTGGAGCGGCTGATGAACCTGCGCTCGCGGCTCACCGGGATCGCCACCGGCGACCAGGCCATCTTCGGCACCGTCACCGCCTTCGCCGCCGTGGGCGGCTTTCCAGAGCTGCCCCTGATGGAGGATGTGGCGGTCTCCAGGCGGTTGAAGCGACTGGGCCGCCCGGCCTGTCTCCGTCCCCCCGTGGTGACCTCCAGCCGCCGCTGGGAGCAGCGGGGCATTCTCCGCACCATCGCCCTCATGTGGCTCCTGCGCCTGGCCTTCGCGCTCGGGGTGCCGGCCGCCTGGCTGGCGCGCGTCTACCATCCGGGGCGGAGGGGATGA
- a CDS encoding MBL fold metallo-hydrolase RNA specificity domain-containing protein produces MHFSLRHHGAVDGVTGSCHELDLGRDGRLLIDCGLFQGAERGTDGAGFDRQRVEFDTGGIKALLITHCHLDHVGRLPYLVAAGFRGPIFCTEPTARLLPLVLEDALRIGFTRDAALVRRFLELVRARLVPVPYDAPFNPAGTAAVTARFRPAGHILGSAYVVLKPGRGRSGREVIFSGDLGAPHTPLLSAPAPAYGCEVLVLESTYGDRRHGDRAARRETLRAVIERSLEDGGHVLIPAFSIGRTQELLYELEGIIHRHGARTTGRRPPWPELEIVVDSPLAARFTEAYRDLRPHWDAEARRRVRAGRHPLAFDQLTTVDSHADHLRAVEHLARGGRPTVVIAGSGMCTGGRIVDYLEALIGEPRTDILFVGYQAAGTPGRDIQRYGPRGGWVELEGRRHTIRAGVHTLPGYSAHADRDDLVRFVRRMRRKPAEIRLVHGEAGAKAALADGLREVCPGAEILIPES; encoded by the coding sequence ATGCACTTTTCCCTACGACACCACGGCGCCGTGGACGGCGTCACCGGCTCCTGCCACGAGCTGGACCTGGGCCGGGACGGGCGGCTCCTCATCGACTGCGGCCTGTTCCAGGGCGCCGAGCGGGGAACGGACGGCGCCGGGTTCGATCGCCAGCGCGTCGAGTTCGACACCGGCGGCATCAAGGCCCTGCTCATCACCCACTGCCACCTGGATCACGTGGGCCGCCTGCCCTACCTCGTCGCCGCCGGCTTCCGCGGCCCCATCTTCTGCACCGAACCCACCGCCCGGCTGCTGCCGCTGGTGCTGGAGGACGCCCTGCGCATCGGCTTCACCCGTGATGCCGCCCTGGTGCGGCGATTCCTGGAGCTGGTCCGGGCGCGCCTGGTTCCAGTCCCCTACGACGCCCCCTTCAACCCCGCCGGAACGGCAGCCGTCACCGCCCGCTTCCGGCCCGCCGGCCACATCCTCGGGTCGGCCTACGTGGTGCTGAAGCCGGGCCGGGGGCGCAGCGGCCGCGAGGTGATCTTTTCCGGCGATCTGGGCGCACCCCATACCCCGCTGCTGTCCGCACCGGCCCCCGCCTACGGCTGCGAGGTGCTGGTGCTGGAATCCACCTACGGCGATCGCCGCCACGGTGACCGGGCCGCCCGCCGCGAAACGCTGCGAGCGGTCATCGAGCGCAGCCTCGAGGACGGCGGCCACGTGCTCATTCCCGCCTTCAGCATCGGCCGCACCCAGGAGCTGCTCTACGAGCTGGAGGGTATCATCCACCGCCACGGTGCGCGCACGACCGGCCGCCGGCCGCCCTGGCCGGAGCTCGAGATCGTGGTGGACTCGCCCCTCGCCGCCCGCTTCACCGAGGCCTACCGGGATCTGCGCCCCCACTGGGACGCCGAGGCCCGGCGCCGGGTCCGCGCCGGACGCCACCCCCTCGCCTTCGACCAGCTCACCACCGTCGACAGCCACGCCGACCACCTGCGGGCGGTGGAGCACCTGGCCCGGGGCGGGCGCCCCACCGTGGTCATCGCCGGCAGCGGCATGTGCACCGGCGGGCGCATCGTCGACTACCTCGAGGCCCTCATCGGCGAGCCGCGCACCGACATCCTCTTCGTCGGCTACCAGGCCGCCGGCACGCCCGGCAGGGACATCCAGCGCTACGGCCCCCGGGGCGGCTGGGTGGAGCTGGAAGGCAGGCGCCACACCATCCGCGCCGGCGTCCACACCCTGCCCGGCTACTCCGCCCACGCCGACCGCGACGACCTGGTCCGCTTCGTCCGGCGCATGCGCCGCAAGCCCGCCGAGATCCGGCTCGTGCACGGCGAGGCAGGCGCCAAGGCGGCCCTGGCGGACGGATTGCGCGAGGTCTGTCCCGGGGCGGAGATCCTGATTCCGGAAAGTTGA
- a CDS encoding glycosyltransferase family 4 protein, producing the protein MARIIFINRIFHPDQSENSQLLTDLAFHLSVRGRHVNVITARYRDDDPMVVLPPYELIKGVRVDRVWTPKLGRNTALGRKLRNFFFRINAARLLSGISQRGDVVVTLPDPVRATVTAGFLGRLSRARVVNWLQGIEPELENTRRGRNGGNRLRRKRNAALGKAALNLVPGEGMAAYLVGEGMDPGRIRVLPHWCRAESVQPLPAAENPLRREWGMEGRFVLGHRGRLDRLDDFSTLLDAAATLRNRGSFTPLFVGVGRARDKLMAELRGRGLANAQFRPYQPRDRLAVSLSVPDAYLVVQRPGSDGLMMPGGFYDALAAGRPVVYLGATEGEIPGLLAEHRCGVAVATGDTEGFVAAVAGLMTDPDARREMGERARALHEARFERTAALAAWSEALDGVMG; encoded by the coding sequence ATGGCCAGGATCATCTTCATCAACCGCATTTTTCATCCCGATCAGTCCGAAAACAGCCAGCTGCTGACCGATCTCGCCTTCCACCTCTCGGTGCGGGGACGGCATGTCAACGTCATCACCGCCCGCTACCGGGATGACGACCCGATGGTGGTCCTGCCGCCCTACGAGCTCATCAAGGGCGTGCGGGTGGACCGGGTCTGGACCCCGAAGCTCGGGCGCAACACCGCGCTGGGCCGCAAGCTCCGGAATTTCTTCTTCCGCATCAATGCCGCCCGCCTCCTGTCCGGGATTTCCCAGCGCGGCGACGTGGTGGTGACGCTGCCGGACCCGGTGCGGGCGACGGTGACCGCCGGTTTCCTGGGACGGCTGAGCCGGGCCCGGGTGGTGAACTGGCTGCAGGGTATCGAACCGGAGCTGGAGAACACCCGGCGCGGCCGCAACGGCGGCAACCGGCTGCGGCGCAAGCGCAACGCCGCGCTGGGCAAGGCGGCGCTGAACCTGGTGCCCGGGGAGGGCATGGCGGCCTATCTCGTCGGCGAGGGGATGGACCCCGGCCGCATCCGGGTGCTGCCCCACTGGTGCCGCGCCGAGAGTGTCCAGCCCCTGCCAGCGGCGGAGAACCCCCTGCGCCGGGAGTGGGGCATGGAGGGCCGCTTCGTCCTCGGGCACCGTGGCCGTCTCGACCGGCTGGATGATTTCTCCACCCTGCTCGACGCCGCCGCCACCCTGCGCAACCGTGGCAGCTTCACGCCGCTGTTCGTGGGCGTGGGCCGGGCCCGGGACAAGCTGATGGCTGAGCTGCGCGGGCGCGGGCTGGCCAATGCCCAGTTCCGTCCCTACCAGCCGCGCGACCGCCTGGCCGTGAGCCTCAGCGTGCCCGACGCCTACCTGGTGGTGCAGCGGCCGGGGTCCGACGGCCTGATGATGCCCGGAGGCTTCTATGACGCCCTGGCCGCCGGCCGCCCCGTGGTCTACCTGGGCGCGACGGAGGGAGAGATTCCCGGCCTGCTGGCCGAGCATCGCTGCGGCGTGGCCGTCGCAACCGGGGACACCGAGGGTTTCGTGGCGGCCGTGGCGGGGCTCATGACCGACCCGGACGCCCGGCGGGAAATGGGGGAACGCGCCCGTGCCCTCCATGAAGCCCGCTTCGAGCGCACAGCCGCGCTGGCCGCCTGGAGCGAGGCGCTCGACGGGGTGATGGGGTAG
- a CDS encoding YdcF family protein — translation MELYLTKILSVFAFPLGAALLLGLLTLLLLLLRRGQALPFFILLLAVGGLWPLSTPYLADRLLGSLEWRNPPAAVESLPQADAIVILGGALEGVQPPRLVPDLGEAADRVLHAARLYRAGKAPRIVVSGGNLPWDASVASEAEAIRGLLMEWGVPETAVLIEPGSRTTRENAILTRELLEREGLDRVLLVTSAFHMPRALGAFRAVGIEAVPSATDYRASQASSATLLDYLPDAKSLYRSSVAVKEYLGYRYYRLRGWIAATPG, via the coding sequence ATGGAGCTCTATCTCACCAAGATTCTCTCGGTGTTCGCCTTCCCCCTCGGCGCGGCCCTGCTGCTGGGGTTGCTGACGCTGCTGCTCCTGCTCCTGCGGCGCGGCCAGGCGCTGCCGTTCTTCATCCTGCTGCTGGCCGTGGGCGGCCTGTGGCCGCTTTCCACCCCCTACCTGGCCGACCGGCTGCTCGGCAGTCTGGAGTGGCGCAATCCGCCCGCGGCAGTCGAGAGCCTTCCCCAGGCCGACGCCATCGTCATCCTCGGCGGTGCGCTGGAGGGGGTACAGCCGCCGCGGCTGGTGCCGGACCTGGGCGAGGCCGCCGATCGCGTGCTCCATGCCGCGCGTCTCTACCGGGCCGGGAAGGCTCCCCGGATCGTGGTCAGCGGCGGCAACCTGCCCTGGGATGCCAGCGTCGCCAGCGAGGCCGAGGCCATCCGTGGGTTGCTGATGGAGTGGGGCGTGCCGGAAACGGCCGTGCTCATCGAGCCCGGCAGCCGCACCACCCGCGAGAACGCGATCCTCACCCGGGAACTGCTCGAGCGCGAGGGCCTGGATCGGGTCCTGCTCGTGACCTCCGCTTTCCACATGCCCCGCGCCCTGGGCGCTTTCCGGGCCGTGGGCATCGAGGCTGTCCCGTCCGCGACCGACTACCGGGCCAGCCAGGCTTCCAGCGCCACGCTGCTCGACTACCTGCCCGATGCCAAGAGCCTCTACCGATCGAGCGTGGCGGTGAAGGAGTACCTCGGTTACCGCTACTACCGCCTGCGGGGGTGGATTGCCGCGACGCCCGGCTGA
- the arsS gene encoding arsenosugar biosynthesis radical SAM (seleno)protein ArsS (Some members of this family are selenoproteins.) yields the protein MLDTRPYLSETDFPTIRRKALELLQVNLGYRCNQRCQHCHVNAGPNRTEVMTRETLDQVLEYLVRSGAHTLDLTGGAPELNPHFRDTVRFARERGIRVIDRCNLTILSEPGQEDLARFLADQGVEVVASLPCYLEENVDGQRGRGVYQGSITGLRKLNALGYGQPDSGLLLNLVYNPTGPYLPPPQADLEADYKRELSERYGVKFNHLMTITNMPIARFGSTLLSRGQFDEYMVLLRDSHQDANLASVMCRNLLSVDWRGYVYDCDFNQMLHLPAGLEKHPLHITQLRRRTLEGAPIRVGEHCYGCTAGNGSSCGGALS from the coding sequence ATGCTCGATACCCGTCCCTACCTGAGCGAAACCGACTTCCCGACCATTCGCCGCAAGGCCCTGGAACTTCTCCAGGTCAACCTCGGCTATCGCTGCAACCAGCGATGCCAGCACTGCCACGTCAACGCCGGCCCGAACCGGACCGAGGTGATGACCCGCGAGACCCTGGACCAGGTTCTCGAATACCTCGTCAGGTCCGGGGCGCACACCCTCGATCTGACCGGCGGAGCGCCTGAGCTCAACCCACATTTCCGCGACACGGTGCGCTTCGCCCGCGAGCGGGGTATCCGGGTCATCGATCGCTGCAACCTCACCATCCTCTCCGAGCCTGGCCAGGAGGACCTGGCGCGATTCCTCGCCGACCAGGGCGTCGAGGTGGTGGCCTCGCTGCCCTGCTACCTGGAGGAGAACGTGGACGGCCAGCGGGGCAGGGGCGTCTATCAGGGGAGCATCACCGGCCTGCGCAAGCTCAATGCCCTGGGTTACGGCCAGCCGGACAGCGGCCTGCTGCTCAACCTGGTCTACAATCCCACCGGCCCCTATCTCCCCCCGCCACAGGCCGACCTGGAGGCCGACTACAAGCGTGAATTGTCAGAACGTTATGGCGTTAAATTCAACCATCTTATGACAATCACGAACATGCCTATCGCCCGCTTCGGCAGCACCCTCCTCTCCCGGGGTCAGTTCGACGAGTACATGGTGCTGCTGCGTGACAGCCACCAGGATGCCAACCTGGCCTCGGTCATGTGCCGGAACCTCCTCAGCGTGGACTGGCGTGGCTACGTCTATGACTGCGATTTCAACCAGATGCTGCACCTTCCTGCAGGATTGGAGAAACATCCGCTGCACATCACTCAACTCCGCCGACGCACCCTGGAAGGCGCCCCCATCCGGGTGGGGGAACACTGCTACGGCTGCACCGCCGGCAACGGCAGCAGCTGCGGCGGCGCGCTGAGCTGA
- a CDS encoding alkaline phosphatase family protein, whose product MPLPDYHGGSIVNLMASLVEGLGGGATDYAPLRLLPPGQVGAARQVLLLVIDGLGYDTLTGSGAGGVLERHLRGPMTSVFPPTTASAITTYLTAEAPQQHGLTGWHMYFRELGDVLAVLPFRPRHGGSPLGEGGMDVGAFFGHTPVFDRLPPESVAIAPAHIIESDFNRAHTGSARRVPFTGLESFCDAIRASLTTTAAGRRYVYAYWPELDRLAHEHGIASPEAAAHLAALENAIGGLLAQLSGTDTLVVISADHGFIDTAPESTIDLDDHPGLADCLQLPLCGERRFAYCYVRPGAEADFEAYVREMFAGRARLLESAALLEEGWFGLGEPHPRLRDRIGHYALAMEDNWTIRDYLYGERHYDLVGVHGGISERELTVPLVVVEV is encoded by the coding sequence ATGCCACTGCCCGATTACCATGGCGGCAGTATCGTCAACCTCATGGCCTCCCTGGTGGAAGGTCTGGGGGGCGGCGCCACGGACTATGCGCCGCTGCGGCTGCTGCCGCCCGGACAGGTGGGCGCGGCGCGGCAGGTGCTGCTGCTGGTCATCGACGGACTGGGCTACGACACGCTCACGGGATCCGGCGCCGGGGGGGTGCTGGAGCGGCACCTGCGCGGTCCCATGACCTCGGTCTTCCCCCCCACCACCGCCTCGGCCATCACCACCTACCTGACCGCCGAGGCGCCGCAGCAGCACGGTCTCACCGGCTGGCACATGTACTTCCGCGAGCTCGGCGACGTGCTGGCGGTGCTGCCTTTCCGGCCCCGTCACGGCGGGTCGCCGCTGGGGGAGGGGGGCATGGACGTGGGGGCCTTCTTCGGCCACACACCCGTTTTCGACCGCCTGCCGCCCGAGAGCGTGGCGATCGCGCCGGCCCACATCATCGAGTCGGACTTCAACCGCGCCCACACCGGAAGTGCCCGGCGGGTGCCCTTCACCGGCCTGGAGAGCTTCTGCGACGCCATCCGCGCCAGCCTTACCACGACCGCCGCCGGGCGCCGCTATGTCTACGCCTACTGGCCCGAGCTGGACCGGCTGGCCCATGAGCACGGCATCGCCAGTCCCGAGGCGGCTGCCCACCTGGCGGCGCTGGAAAACGCCATCGGCGGGCTCCTGGCGCAGCTGTCAGGCACCGACACCCTGGTGGTGATCAGCGCCGATCACGGCTTCATCGACACCGCGCCGGAGTCCACCATCGACCTGGACGACCATCCCGGCCTGGCCGACTGCCTGCAGCTGCCCCTGTGCGGTGAGCGGCGTTTTGCCTACTGTTATGTCCGCCCCGGGGCGGAGGCCGACTTCGAGGCCTACGTGCGCGAGATGTTCGCCGGCCGGGCGCGGCTGCTGGAGAGCGCGGCACTGCTGGAGGAGGGGTGGTTCGGCCTGGGGGAGCCCCACCCGCGGCTGCGGGATCGCATCGGTCACTACGCCCTGGCCATGGAGGACAACTGGACCATCCGCGATTACCTGTACGGCGAACGGCACTACGACCTGGTGGGGGTGCACGGCGGAATCTCGGAGCGGGAGCTCACGGTGCCACTGGTGGTCGTGGAGGTTTGA
- a CDS encoding phosphoribosyltransferase — MTDPVQCEFISWNRCAGLGLRLARRVVESGYRPTLIVAVGRGGWMPARILSDRLGQMNLASVKIEHYRAAHKAPETIIRYPLPATVDGERILLVDDVSDSGDTFVAALAHLRSRGEPQAVRTAVLHHKTVSRHTPDYFAARVVKWRWIIYPWAVTEDLVTLLREAGADPDDPARAGEILRRRHGLRIPRALLAEVLTALREGVWK, encoded by the coding sequence ATGACCGATCCCGTCCAGTGCGAATTCATCAGCTGGAACCGCTGCGCCGGGCTCGGCCTGCGGCTGGCCCGGCGGGTGGTGGAATCAGGCTACCGCCCGACGCTCATCGTGGCGGTGGGCCGCGGGGGCTGGATGCCCGCCCGCATCCTCTCCGACCGCCTCGGACAGATGAACCTCGCCAGCGTGAAGATCGAGCACTACCGTGCCGCCCACAAGGCGCCGGAAACCATCATCCGCTATCCCCTCCCCGCGACCGTGGACGGCGAGCGGATCCTGCTGGTGGACGACGTGAGCGACAGCGGCGACACCTTCGTGGCGGCGCTCGCCCATCTCAGGAGCCGGGGCGAGCCGCAGGCGGTGCGGACCGCCGTGCTCCACCACAAGACCGTCTCCCGCCACACCCCGGACTACTTCGCCGCCCGGGTGGTGAAGTGGCGCTGGATCATCTACCCCTGGGCCGTCACCGAGGATCTCGTCACCCTGCTGCGGGAGGCTGGCGCCGATCCCGACGATCCGGCCCGGGCGGGAGAAATCCTCCGCCGACGCCACGGCCTGCGCATCCCGCGGGCACTGCTGGCGGAGGTGCTGACAGCCCTGCGGGAAGGGGTGTGGAAATAG
- a CDS encoding DUF6763 family protein, whose amino-acid sequence MTTEADPIEGTWYESPLKSRPFQVVAVDEAAAIVAIQYHDGELEPLDLEAWYELDLEPIEPPEDWTGPLDDVELDDLELTDSQMSDEDWLEPVGEHARPRGNGAEPPEEEELDDWGEGRPEEEPLDEDRY is encoded by the coding sequence ATGACCACCGAAGCCGACCCCATCGAGGGCACCTGGTACGAGAGTCCTCTCAAGAGCCGCCCCTTCCAGGTGGTGGCGGTGGACGAGGCGGCGGCGATCGTGGCCATCCAGTACCACGACGGCGAACTGGAGCCGCTGGATCTGGAGGCCTGGTACGAACTGGACCTCGAACCCATCGAGCCGCCGGAGGACTGGACCGGACCCCTCGATGATGTGGAGCTGGACGATCTCGAGCTCACCGACAGCCAGATGAGCGATGAGGACTGGCTCGAGCCCGTGGGCGAGCATGCCCGCCCCCGCGGCAACGGCGCCGAGCCGCCCGAGGAGGAGGAGCTCGACGACTGGGGGGAAGGGCGCCCGGAGGAAGAGCCGCTGGACGAGGACCGCTATTGA
- a CDS encoding bacteriohemerythrin, which produces MAPRPAAGLPSVGLEPIDAEHAQAVELMDRVRQALEHTPDRVQEHLCRLTGFLLSHFQREELLMREHGFFAFPLHKAEHLRVLEGLERARGQLERGDVETARGYLQETLPEWFHNHILTMDRVTGRCLLEAIG; this is translated from the coding sequence ATGGCACCAAGACCCGCAGCCGGCCTGCCCAGCGTCGGACTCGAGCCCATCGACGCCGAGCACGCCCAGGCCGTCGAGCTGATGGACCGCGTCAGGCAGGCCCTGGAGCACACGCCCGACCGTGTGCAGGAACACCTGTGCCGTCTCACCGGTTTCCTGCTGTCCCACTTCCAGCGCGAGGAGCTGCTGATGCGCGAGCACGGCTTCTTCGCCTTCCCCCTCCACAAGGCCGAGCACCTGCGCGTGCTGGAGGGGCTGGAGCGGGCCCGCGGCCAACTGGAGCGGGGCGATGTGGAAACCGCCCGCGGCTACCTGCAGGAAACCCTCCCGGAATGGTTCCACAATCACATCCTGACCATGGACCGGGTGACCGGCCGATGCCTGCTGGAAGCCATCGGGTGA
- a CDS encoding putative bifunctional diguanylate cyclase/phosphodiesterase, with amino-acid sequence MPPADRIPGPKPRKLPRATTMVLLWTLAVAVSLAWNTTQVRQSAQEQARSSARASIDKDINYRGLIADLGGVYARIDAGVEPNPFLAHVPGRDVVTTGGARLTLLNSSYFMRLIHDRELHIASPGLRGHATSLHPLRAANAPDPWERAGLEAFAQGAREWSGVEESPDGSVFRLMRPRLTTTACLECHGHQGYREGDVLGGISVTVPLEPLYAQARERTLVFGLGHGFLWLLGIGGLTLGYRILTGKEEDLTRAAFYDPLTGLPNRTLFMDRLEQALLRAQRHNERGALFYLDLDRFKHINDSLGHSIGDGLLRQVATALRGLLREEDTVARLGGDEFVVLLTGLGSDPDAAFLHTQTLATKLLQHLCRRYPVDGHELYVSISVGITLFPENAHTSQDLLKQADAAMYEAKDRGGNAFHFYVPSLQAAADLRLQMENDLRSALENGELVLYYQPQVDSERNQVLGAEALLRWEHPGHGLTHPDDFIHIAEETGLILAIGEWVIREACRQIRAWDGESSRRPLPQVSVNVSPRQFRQPDFVQRVKGILAETGVSPGRIVLELTERILLEDMEGAAERIRELQAIGARFCIDDFGMGYSSLAYLKNLPVEALKIDRSFVRDIPTDPNDVAIVETIIAMAWRFGLKVIAEGVETEEQLHFLAARGCDAYQGHLHSHAMPAVEFERHLG; translated from the coding sequence ATGCCTCCCGCTGACCGGATACCCGGACCGAAACCCCGCAAGCTGCCCCGGGCCACCACCATGGTGCTGCTCTGGACCCTGGCCGTCGCCGTCTCGCTGGCCTGGAACACGACCCAGGTCCGGCAGTCGGCCCAGGAGCAGGCCCGCAGCAGCGCCCGCGCCTCCATCGACAAGGACATCAACTACCGCGGCCTGATTGCCGACCTGGGGGGTGTCTACGCCCGGATCGATGCCGGAGTGGAGCCGAACCCCTTCCTGGCCCATGTCCCGGGGCGCGACGTGGTCACCACCGGGGGCGCCCGGCTGACCCTGCTGAACAGCTCCTACTTCATGCGGCTGATCCACGACCGCGAGTTGCACATCGCCAGCCCCGGCCTGCGCGGCCACGCCACCAGCCTCCATCCCCTGCGCGCCGCCAACGCCCCGGACCCCTGGGAGCGGGCCGGGCTGGAGGCCTTCGCCCAGGGCGCCCGGGAGTGGAGCGGCGTGGAGGAGAGCCCGGACGGGTCGGTCTTCCGGCTGATGCGCCCGCGCCTCACCACGACCGCCTGCCTGGAGTGCCACGGGCACCAGGGCTACCGGGAGGGGGACGTGCTCGGCGGCATCAGCGTCACCGTGCCACTCGAGCCCCTCTACGCCCAGGCGCGGGAGCGCACCCTCGTGTTCGGCCTGGGCCATGGCTTCCTGTGGCTGCTGGGCATCGGCGGCCTCACCCTCGGCTACCGCATCCTGACCGGCAAGGAGGAGGACCTGACCCGGGCGGCCTTCTACGACCCGCTGACCGGGCTGCCCAACCGCACCCTGTTCATGGACCGGCTGGAGCAGGCCCTGCTGCGCGCCCAGCGCCACAATGAGCGCGGCGCGCTGTTCTACCTGGATCTCGACCGCTTCAAGCACATCAACGACTCGCTCGGACACAGCATCGGCGACGGCCTGCTGCGCCAGGTGGCCACCGCCCTGCGCGGACTGCTGCGGGAGGAGGACACGGTGGCCCGGCTGGGCGGGGACGAGTTCGTGGTGCTGCTGACCGGCCTGGGCTCCGACCCCGACGCCGCCTTCCTCCATACCCAGACCCTGGCGACGAAGCTGCTCCAGCACCTCTGCCGCCGCTACCCCGTGGACGGACACGAGCTGTACGTCTCCATCAGCGTGGGCATCACCCTCTTCCCCGAGAACGCCCACACCAGCCAGGACCTGCTCAAGCAGGCCGACGCGGCCATGTACGAGGCCAAGGACCGGGGCGGCAACGCCTTCCACTTCTACGTGCCGAGCCTGCAGGCGGCGGCCGACCTGCGCCTGCAGATGGAGAACGATCTGCGCTCGGCGCTGGAGAACGGCGAACTGGTCCTCTACTACCAGCCCCAGGTGGACAGCGAGCGGAACCAGGTGCTGGGCGCCGAGGCCCTGCTGCGCTGGGAGCATCCCGGCCACGGCCTCACCCACCCGGACGATTTCATCCACATCGCCGAGGAGACCGGTCTCATCCTGGCCATCGGCGAATGGGTGATACGGGAGGCCTGCCGCCAGATCCGGGCCTGGGATGGGGAGTCCAGCCGCCGGCCCCTGCCCCAGGTCTCCGTCAACGTCAGTCCGCGCCAGTTCCGTCAGCCCGACTTCGTGCAGCGGGTGAAGGGCATCCTCGCGGAGACCGGCGTCAGCCCCGGGCGCATCGTGCTGGAGCTCACCGAGCGGATCCTGCTGGAGGACATGGAGGGAGCCGCGGAGCGCATCCGCGAGCTCCAGGCCATCGGCGCCCGCTTCTGCATCGACGACTTCGGGATGGGCTACTCGTCGCTGGCCTACCTGAAGAACCTGCCCGTGGAGGCGCTCAAGATCGACCGCTCATTCGTTCGGGACATCCCCACTGACCCCAACGACGTGGCCATCGTCGAGACCATCATCGCCATGGCCTGGCGCTTCGGGCTGAAAGTCATCGCCGAGGGCGTGGAAACCGAGGAGCAGCTCCACTTCCTCGCCGCCCGCGGCTGCGACGCCTACCAGGGCCACCTCCACAGCCACGCCATGCCGGCCGTGGAGTTCGAGCGCCACCTGGGCTGA